The sequence TGCGAGTGGATGAAAAGTCTTGGCTTCAGTTGATTTTGCTTGTTGTCTTGTTATCATAAAAGTGCTTTCCTAATTTTGGTAAGTACTCTCCCAATTTTGGTCATTCCGATTTTGGTAAGTTCTTTCCTTGTTTTGGTAAGTACCTCTCACAGTGTGGGAGATTTATGTATTGTTGGATCGCCCTTAAGTTTCCTAGGCTCTGGGGCGATCGCTTTTTAAGCGATACTCTATTTTAGTCGAAGTTTCGACCAATTGCAAGTATGGGTTTGGTTAGGTTACGAATTAAAGAGTTTGCAGCAAAACAAAACTGGACACTGAAAGAAGTTTCTGATCGTTCAGGTGTTCCATACAGCACGATTAAGACTTATGCAGTGTCTTCAGGGATGGCAATGGCTGATGTTACTGCTTTGTGCAAATTAGCGAAAACTTTTAATGTTCTGATTGAGGATTTAGTAGAAATAATCAAAGAGTAAATATAATTACGCGAACAGTAGCTTCTTTAGTAATCAACTGCGCAGTTTTATATATTACTATTAAATAGCGAAAACTCACTACTTGTCAAGCATGGGGCTAGTAAGGTTAAGAATTCAGGAATTTGCTGACAAACAAGGTTGGAACATCAAAGAGGTTTCAGATCGTTCTGGAGTGCCTTATGGTACAGTCAAAACTTATATGCGCTTGCCAGAAAGAGCAACTGTTGATCTGACGGCACTTTGCAAGCTGGCAAGGACGTTTGATGTAATGATGGAAGATTTATTTGAGGTAGTGGAAGATTAAAAGCTTGCCTCTTTAGTAACAAATTAAGCTACTGAGTTCGCTGAGTGTCTTGCTATTATAAAAAGCACCTGTCAGTTTTTAAAATAGATTTTGAAATTGCGATCGCTTAAAGAGTGAAACTGTTTCGACCAATTGCAAGCATCGGTTTGGTTACGAATTAGAGAGTACTATAAACTAAAGTCCACCTCTATGAAGTTCTAAATTATGAATGAGATTAACTCAAAACGTGCTAAGGCACCGCTACGCTAACAAAACTCTTGAAACTTTGCTTGGGTAGTCCCGACTTTAGTCAGAGGGCATCTGTGATTCATGCTTGGTAAAAACACTACAAATAATTAAATATCTCCTGTTCAAAAAATATTGAAGTACGCTAAATAAAAGTAAATTTTTGTACTAAAATTCTCTGAGAACTTGAGTAATTTGCTATTAATTCCAGATAATTGCCTGCTGAGGTTGAATAAAGCTGGTGTACTAGCCTGAGATCAATTACAATTGCTGCTCAAAGGTTTGTTAAGTTGTCGAGGAGATTTGAGTATGAAACACAAGCTATGGTTTAATTTGGTGGCAATTCCAACTGTAGTTGGCTCAATGTTGACTATGTTACTTACACCTGGTGTATCTGCCACGAAAACTCAAGCCTCCTGCGATGTACCAACTGACTTTCAGATATCTGCTATCAACCCCCACCACAACCGTGGTATTTTAATTGCATCCACTGATGTGACCTTTGAAGAGCACCCTTTTTTAGATTTTAGTGCAGCAGAAAGTGATGCTGCCGTTAATTTATTTGGCTGTGACTGTCCTGCTTGTTTAAATGTATTGCGTCAGTTACGCAATTCACCTGAAGTGAAAAGAGGTCAAGGTCATTGCTGGGATAATATGGAACTAAGAGTATCTCGGCAGACAGTACGGGAAGTGTTGACTAACTTAGAAAAAGAAGAAGCTTTAGAATTTAAACAAGAAGAGGCGATGGAGTTTGGCAGGATGAGAAGTTTCAACTAAAAAAATAGGTTTCATTGTTGGGGTAGCAGGAAGTAGATCCTGCGTCCATTCGTCTCTTACAAGGAGAGAGACCTAAAAAGCCTATTATCTCGTATCACATTATGGATTTTTTGCCCCAACCCTACCAGGGTTGGGGTTAGGTTCCGTTAAAACTTATATGCGCTTGCCAGAAAGAGCAACTGTCGATCTTACCGCGCTAAACGTTGTTATTTCTATGGCATGAGAGTATATCTTTTGAGTACGGCTAAGGGCATTAGGTACACTGAATTCAGATTAAAAATCCCCGTATTTATTTTTATGCAATCTCCTAGCCTGCAATTTTCTGATCTGCGCGTCTTGATTGTAGAAGATGACCCAGTGATGCGGTTAGGTTTAGAGCATCTTTTGGCAGAATATCCTCAATTGCAAATTATCGGTCAAGTGGAGGATGGTTACTCTGGCATTGATGCAGCACTTGAACTTAATCCAGACTTAGTGATTATGGATATTGGTTTACCAGAGCTAGATGGTATTGCTGCTACTCAGAAAATTAAAGCCAGCTTGCCAATGGTACGGGTAATGATGCTCACTTCGCATAAATCGGAACAGGAAATTATTGCAGCTTTATCAAGTGGAGCAGATGGATACTGTGTGAAAGGCTTAGGATTAGAAAAATTGGTAACGGCGATCTCTTGCGTTCAAGATGGAGCGACCTATCTCGATTCTCAAATTGCCCAGTGCGTCGTTAAACATCTACAACTTGCCGTTCGCTCTAAACCAGCAAATCCGCTGAGTGAAAGAGAGTTAGAGGTACTAAAGCTGATTGTTGAAGGACGCAGTAATCCAGAGATTGCATCCATTTTATACGTTAGCCTAAGCACTGTCAAAGCCCATATTCGGAGCATTATGAACAAATTAGCAGTTGACGATAGGGTGCAAGCAGCCGTGGTAGCATTGCGGTCAGGTTGGGTATAGAGGCAAGGTGAACCAAAACGTTGACCCGCCGCCCAGGTAACTAACGACGCCAATCTCGCCACCATGCGCTTGAATAATTTGCTTGCAAAGATACAATCCCAATCCTAAACCTGGCATATACCGCGCTCGTAATCCACGAAAATAGAGATCAAATAATCGGTGACATTGTTCTGGAGCAATGCCAACTCCATTATCTTGCACCACACAGAGCAGCACCGGAGCTTTAGGACGAATCAGCGTTTCTACTCCTACACGCCTGTGCCCAGACTCAACCACATTTGCGTCCAACGTTAGCTGAATTTCATAAGGGTTGTGTTTAAGTGCATTTCCGATGAGGTTACTAAACACTCGCCAGAGTTGATTGGCGTCAGCGTTCACCAATGGCAGATCTTCCCTGATGCGATGGGTAAGTTTAATCCGTTTTTTGGTCAACCCATAATTTAGATCAATTAATACTGAATCAACCAGTGGTTTCAGTTGAATTGGTTCACAATTGAGAGTGATACCTTTGATTGCAGTGGTGTGAGCTTCGAGGAGAGAATTAATCAAGGCAAGCTGGCGATCGCTTCCTTGTAGTAACCGTTTAATCGCTGATCGTTTCACACTAATCTCATCATCTAATTCACTTGTGGCTTTACCCAACAAGCTTTTCAATACAACCGAGCTGCCAATAACTGGAGTTTGCAAATCATGCGACACAGAATGCAGAAATATCTGTAGTTGGCGATTGGCTTCAAACTCTGAGCATTTCAAGCGTTCGTATAAGTACACCGATAGAATACTGACCGAGCAAGCGCAAGCAAGTTGGATAATAATTTCCCTGGAGTAAAGATTGTAGATTTTCGCATACTCAATAGTAGCTAGACCAGTTATGGGATAGAAAATTGCATAATAGGCGATAGATACGGCTTGATAGATGAGATGTAACACCCAATGCACTGGAACCAGAATCGCAATAATCAAAAATAAGAGTGATTTTGGTGTTTCAGGAAGACCAAAAAAGGTGAAAATAATATTTATCAGATTGCTCAAGGAACAAGTAAAAAGCAAAAATAGTGCTTCAGGATACCGTCGTCCCCAGGTCGTTTTTTGCCCAATCAAACAAGCTAATAAAAATAGATTAGCAGCTACATGATAGATGATGGATGCGCTTCTCCATTGATCTGCAATTGAGGCATTTCCGTAGTCACTGAGAGCAACTGCTTTTAATCTCTCAAACTCAAACAGAACAGAGTAAAGACCTTCAGCCGATATAATCAAGTGCCAAAATAGTGCCAGCCAAAGTCCTAGATGCAATCGCTTTTGTAAAAATTGATGCCGCCAGTTCAAGTAGTCTGTTGATTTTGGGGGTAACTTAAAGCAAGCTAGCCAATATTGAGTATATCGAATTAGCCAGTTCCAAGTCACCTGAATAAATTGCGACCATTGACCTAACCCGAGCGATCGCCACATAAATTTTAGAAATACTAATCTTCACGATGTTATCTCACAATTTCCCAAGTTGAAATTGACCGATCGGTTAGATCGCCATATCTCTCAATTAAGGGAGAACGGTGAGGAGAAAAGATAATATCAATTGTCTCCTTAGTTCTTGACCCTTTGCCTTTAACCCAAAAGAATGAAACCCAGCTGCGCTTCAACGTCTGCGATCAAAATCTTATAACCGGTTAGATGAATTCATATTATCCGATTGGTCTGACTAAATTGATCGGTAGATCAATTGAGAAACAGTTAATCCATTCATATGATAAAAACCAGCTTGGTTGTAATCACTT comes from Gloeocapsopsis sp. IPPAS B-1203 and encodes:
- a CDS encoding helix-turn-helix transcriptional regulator, which produces MGLVRLRIKEFAAKQNWTLKEVSDRSGVPYSTIKTYAVSSGMAMADVTALCKLAKTFNVLIEDLVEIIKE
- a CDS encoding helix-turn-helix transcriptional regulator; translation: MGLVRLRIQEFADKQGWNIKEVSDRSGVPYGTVKTYMRLPERATVDLTALCKLARTFDVMMEDLFEVVED
- a CDS encoding response regulator transcription factor translates to MRVLIVEDDPVMRLGLEHLLAEYPQLQIIGQVEDGYSGIDAALELNPDLVIMDIGLPELDGIAATQKIKASLPMVRVMMLTSHKSEQEIIAALSSGADGYCVKGLGLEKLVTAISCVQDGATYLDSQIAQCVVKHLQLAVRSKPANPLSERELEVLKLIVEGRSNPEIASILYVSLSTVKAHIRSIMNKLAVDDRVQAAVVALRSGWV
- a CDS encoding HAMP domain-containing sensor histidine kinase — encoded protein: MWRSLGLGQWSQFIQVTWNWLIRYTQYWLACFKLPPKSTDYLNWRHQFLQKRLHLGLWLALFWHLIISAEGLYSVLFEFERLKAVALSDYGNASIADQWRSASIIYHVAANLFLLACLIGQKTTWGRRYPEALFLLFTCSLSNLINIIFTFFGLPETPKSLLFLIIAILVPVHWVLHLIYQAVSIAYYAIFYPITGLATIEYAKIYNLYSREIIIQLACACSVSILSVYLYERLKCSEFEANRQLQIFLHSVSHDLQTPVIGSSVVLKSLLGKATSELDDEISVKRSAIKRLLQGSDRQLALINSLLEAHTTAIKGITLNCEPIQLKPLVDSVLIDLNYGLTKKRIKLTHRIREDLPLVNADANQLWRVFSNLIGNALKHNPYEIQLTLDANVVESGHRRVGVETLIRPKAPVLLCVVQDNGVGIAPEQCHRLFDLYFRGLRARYMPGLGLGLYLCKQIIQAHGGEIGVVSYLGGGSTFWFTLPLYPT